Proteins encoded by one window of Desulfurococcus sp.:
- a CDS encoding helix-turn-helix domain-containing protein has product MHSDTTGSTRIWDINLHWVSKDTRARLIELMLSTRSVTELSRDLGISPTAIRKYVKKVAYPSDEVLQRVLENLAPYEMDEAIRMLISDLFESIRALYNALDGKHRDYFKNLLASLVT; this is encoded by the coding sequence ATGCACTCAGACACCACTGGATCCACGAGAATCTGGGATATAAACTTACACTGGGTCAGTAAGGATACGCGTGCTAGGCTAATAGAGCTAATGCTGTCAACTAGGAGTGTAACAGAGCTATCAAGGGATCTAGGTATATCTCCAACAGCTATAAGAAAGTACGTTAAGAAAGTAGCTTACCCCAGCGACGAGGTTCTCCAGAGAGTCCTCGAAAACCTAGCACCCTACGAGATGGATGAAGCTATAAGAATGCTCATAAGTGATCTATTCGAATCAATTAGAGCACTCTACAATGCTCTTGATGGAAAGCACAGAGACTACTTTAAGAATCTTCTAGCAAGCCTGGTAACCTAA